A DNA window from Palaemon carinicauda isolate YSFRI2023 chromosome 39, ASM3689809v2, whole genome shotgun sequence contains the following coding sequences:
- the LOC137630820 gene encoding uncharacterized protein: MKPSILLSSAILAFCIAFVGSTIIPVVTSVAGTTSTLGITLSSGTLAAGVAGAATAGIVGLGLAALYAAQHTVSSTGRHRRDIDEDTIQEMFEIVAEVDVNACGLKLVCDLYQKPKTDLSAKESAIVYLIGENPKPVAPEKVKDPRSRYQSAAILGLRGEKCTDLYASCPLSEEKIHSYLDALEVQGDKNFKEILENQKVLQ; the protein is encoded by the exons ATGAAGCCCTCCATCCTCCTATCAAGCGCCATCTTGGCCTTCTGCATCGCCTTCGTCGGCTCGACCATCATTCCCGTCGTAACGAGTGTGGCAGGAACAACGAGTACCCTCGGGATCACCTTGTCCTCCGGTACCCTAGCTGCCGGTGTGGCTGGGGCAGCCACGGCAGGAATCGTCGGCCTCGGATTGGCAGCCCTCTACGCTGCCCAACATACTG TCTCAAGCACAGGACGTCATAGAAGAGACATCGACGAAGATAc CATCCAAGAAATGTTCGAAATCGTGGCCGAAGTCGACGTCAACGCCTGCGGTTTGAAACTCGTCTGTGACTTGTACCAGAAGCCGAAAACCGATCTCTCTGCGAAGGAATCCGCAATTGTCTATCTTATCGG AGAAAACCCCAAACCAGTAGCCCCAGAGAAGGTTAAGGACCCAAGATCCCGTTACCAATCAGCTGCCATCTTGGGTCTGAGAGGGGAGAAGTGCACTGACCTGTACGCTTCGTGTCCTCTGTCGGAAGAAAAGATCCACTCTTATCTCGACGCCCTGGAAGTTCAGGGAGACAAGAACTTCAAGGAGATACTGGAAAATCAGAAAGTgctccaatag